ATAACTTATTGAAGTTAGATTTTATGAGACCGTTTCAATTTAACTCAGTAatactgtgtgtatttgtgtgtgtgtgtgtgtgtgtgtgtgtcacaggtTCGGGCCGATCGAGTACAGGGGACCAGTTCGCTCTGATTACCTGGAGAGCTTCATCCTCAGGGTTTGTGCTCCGCTCGTGTACCTGCCCACCGCTGGAGCCCTGCACTCCTTCCTCACACAGcaccaggtacacacacacacacacacacacacacacacacacacacacacacacacacacacacacacacacacacacacacgcactctgtGCTGATGTTCATTGTAGTGATTTTACAGTAagactgattattattattattagcactgATGCCGTATTAGTGGTATTTGTGtgtattgatgtgtgtgtgtgtgtgtgtgtgtctgtgtgtgtgtgtgtgtgtgtgcgcgctccaGCAGGGTGTGGTGGGTTATTTCAGGTTTAGCTGGTCTCCTCAGCCGGCTGGTTATCTTACCTTTCTGTTGTCTGCTCTGCACGCGCTCAGACGAGGTacacaccatcacacacacacacacacacacacacacacacacacacacacacacacacacatcactcatGCTAACTTGTGAGTTCTGATACGCCGCTGTCTGATTGGTGCAGATCACCAGGGGGCAGTGCGCTTCGCTGTGGTGACCAATCAGGCGGTGGCAGAGGGCGTGTCTCTCAGGGAAGATGAAAGTGTGTATTTGCACCGGCGTTTGAACAGCTCGCTGGTgagttctcacacacacacacacacacacacacacacacacacacacacacacacacagcgagagtGAGTGAGGTGTAACCCTACTGTGGTGTTTCAGGTGTTCCCGCGAGCGCAGAGGAACTTCACCGCACAGGCCGTCTCTGATTGGGTGCTGGAGAACAGAGAGAGCGTCATCCACTGGATTCAGCCAACCAGAGCCAAGAGTTACTCTCTGGAGGTGGAGCTACAGAAAGGCCCCGCCCTCCTGACCTTCCTCCCACACAATCCCCTCACAGCCAATCAGCTGCTCGATCAGGTACATGCAGCCGGAGACTGGAAAGTGTTTACTGCGGTATAacaccactggcagattattgatcagtgtgtgtgtgtgtgtgtgtgtgtgtgtgtgtgtgtgtgtgtgtgtgcgtgtgtgtgtgtcaggtgtctGCTGTGGCTCTGCTCTATCAGTCCGGCTGTGGCTCGTCTGCTTCGCGTCTCTGCTGTCAGTGTGTGCCGGTGTGTGCGGActctggtgtgtgtgaggtgtgtgtccAGCGCTCCGGCTGCTCCGCGCTCCACCTGAGCCTCCGGCGTCTGCAGTCCAGCACTTCATGCTGGAGCATCCAGAGCTCATACACACCGCACAGCCGGCTGAGTGTGTGTTGCGGGGCGAGTGTGTGCAGCGGCGGGGCGAGTGTGTGCAGCGGGGCCTCCATCAGCGGGCTGCAGTGCCGCTCCAACCGCACGCTGCGCTTCTACATGCTGGACGCAGAGCTGCACCGGCCCCTGGCTCAGAGACTGGGGGCCCGCGAGGGACACCACCGGCCCTTCATCACCATCATCAACCTCAGAGACGAGACACACCACGTGCTGGAGCCCAGCGGCACTCTGGGTAAcagacacacacgctcacacacatacagacacacacacacacacacacacacacgctcacacacacacacgctcacacacacaacagtagATAGACATGCACACCCGCTCTGTGATCGGCACACACTGATTCTCCTCAGGACAGATGTTATGTGAAGCGCACTGTTAGCGCCTGATTAGCGGATGAACCtcttgtttctctgtttgtgtgtggagCAGAAGGCTTCATCCAGAACTTCAGCGTTCCCTACAGTCCACTGCGCAGGCATCTAGTGGGACAGGATGCACACCAGCAGACACAGACCCTCGTACTGGAAGTGACCTCAGACAGCTTCCTGCAGACGGTCATGGACTCACAGAGGGTGAGGTCAGCTCGGCTTTAGAAAGATCTGAACGTTCCCATTGGGCGATGTCGATTAATTTGGCACCGTACAATGTTTAACGTGAACATCGTGATGgtcgatggcatcgtcgtcataggcggaggtcaattaattatttatgaataaataattaattcttaacAAGTTGATTATTTGTAGCCCACCGTTTGAACCACCTGACCCGCATGCTCTTTGTTTGACCCATAAATcatcaataaataaagagaagctaCACACAAATAACCACCTGTCCATCACTTTTACCACGGGAggttggttggtaaaaaaggtgcacaaccaacagtctCTGAGGTTTACACTAAAATGACTAGGTACACGTGTGAAagagaaagactgaagcagtgtactgatgctgtgacacgttacctgatagattcagaAGAGCGAAGAGTCGTCAGATAGAGACGAGATTAATTAAAgatcacctttaacaactatagtgagacgccatccagcgctACATCCTTCATAAACTGTCCCACGTGCACTGCTCtgtggagctcagacgagcgcataAAGCTGGAATTATACTTTCGCTGGCGCCGCATCtcgcacctccgctgactgcgcacGCACCTCGCGAATCgaacaaggcttttatacttgctgcgttcgccgttgtgatattcttttaaACGACAGGGGGCGCTGAAAAGACACCCACCGTAAAaccagacggataaacagagaagtaggaagtttctggaactacgtcatatcataatatcgtttaatatttttaaactaattattttttattgtttttttacattattttaatgattataagcatTTTTATAACTATTCAAGATTTTtctaaatcaaactttgatgcatcacttgcttttgttcatatctcggacagttttaccatttaaagtttattacaatattaatcaCAAGAGAACAGGAGTTGCTttactaatatatttttattatggcaagaataaaagcaaaaaaaagaaagattttcttagaaaaagattattttttagatttagtgCGCTCCACAAGTATATAAGTCAGTGTTAAagctatgactggtggaaaaacattacttttttgtaacctgaaacttgtctatagcacttctgttcttatagttgtgtaaactgcttccttgtcctcatttgtaagtcactttggataaaagcgtctgctaaatgactaaatgtaaatgtaaataatgacaaCAGGACACGAGTTACTCTACAAATATGTTTTATCAtcgtaaaaataaaagcaaaacaagcacacttactaaaaatacagatgtttttcaGATTTAGCCCGCTCTActattcacacattactgtccggctagtttctgtcctcttctcATGGTAAAAAGGCAATGATGGTCCAACATTAcagaccattatcaccaataaagcctagagaaacagggcatcagtaaACCGAGAGGTTTAAATATTCCTGCCCAATTATCAAAGAAATCAGTCTGTGACTTTTGGTGAATAAAGCAagtgtctcatataatatctctactaaaagacagaaaatatgactgtagttaatctaaaaactgaataaatatagatttacacacatttactcaagtgaataaacagaattaatgatggctgaaaatctgcagaattctgcgcgcacagactCCGTGTGGGCccacatattagtgtaaacggggccgaaggggccgatcacacctaAAGCGTGTTATGCTTTGAGAGAcgccttttttgaatggtttactaacgccCGCGATCGTTTTGCGCGCTGCTTATGCGCCATGCATGCCTCGCGTTTTTGCCCTTGCGAACCCTCCGCATGCAGTTGagaaaagtcaactctgagtggaaaaggtgtgttacgtcagtcgcgtctgTTTTATTCTCCAATCACATGTCAGCAGGGGCTGGGTGTCcattgaggtgcctgcagtgtttatGTTGTCAAGACAACACAGGAGAGTTTTGAGGATGGAGACTTGTGGATGCTGTTctgagttatccagagctgtatgacttcacaaatcttgaatatcacaatgttattagatattaaagttatattaatatcaacagcaacactctagcaaaatacccagctgattcagtcgttgcctagcaACGTAAAAAATCACCTCGCGTTTTAGGAACGTAAATGAgggttcggtgtgatcggcccctaagtgtgtattttttgcgagcAGGTTTGTGACGGGGGCAGGCGGAGGATCAGCATCATGttgtctattggccatcggcgatgaacgatggcatcgtctatcggcccgaCCCTAGTTCCCATGTAAATGTCCCGCCCCTTTCAACCTTAATTCTAGACACAGATACCACACTGTATACACTGCAGGATCGCCATACCTACAGCGGAGGAGGGATATCTCTAGAGGAGCTGCTGAACTGGAACTGAACCAGAGTTTGGTAAAAACTCAAgcataaacataaaatacatctgaataatgagttgtgtgtaataataatggaatgacagaaggagaaagcactgaactgCTGAAATAGgtttaatgctttatttaaaagGCTTTATTATTGAcgtcagcttaaagacgcctctcatatggagaatgaagactcatgcattgctcaggtgtgagtttctcacagactttaacagagtgtcaaaaccttgatgcttctgtgggtcaaTCAAATCTGAGCCTTgttctgtattctctattggattcggatcaggtgattggctgggccattctacagcttgatttcctttctctgaaagcatctgagagtctcctcggctgtgttttggatcattgccttgctgaaatggtttgatcttcatcctcctgctggtgtagatgttggactgaagcagctgaggaagggcagagagctgctgaagaactactgagagatttcagctgctctctgggctttcactgcccgaatacaccttcctttcttcatgtgttcaacacttatttttTAGTACTTCATTTCTTTTATTACATGActtcatttctaaactaattagaaTTTccagtcaacagcacctttagaaatgttttctgttCAATACTTCCTCCACTGTAGATATGTGCTGCGTCTGAAATCATCTACTGCTCAGTATTCCTGCATTTGAATTGAAATGtgctactcggccattagaagcGTTTGTTCTGTACAGTATGGATGTTGGTAGTATGAATGGATCTCAGATGTACTATATTCACCATTTTGTCATGTTCACGTGACCTACTCacatcagttgcgtcacttcactccatttctgaattctctcgcggtgcatcaCAGAATAGCGTAGCGTgcatcagatgcacacttcagaatctcgccagatgTAGTTGGTCACCTGCATACTTCATGCAGACTGATTTTCCAATTctttgaattcagacatactattCGGCTTGCACACTGTTTTGAGCgtgctatatagtatggaagtatgggatttcagacgcagccatgcTGTCTACTCTATAGAAAACACCTTAGCTTTTCTGATggtgactgtaatgtaatgatgtgcACCTATTGTGAAGCTGGTTTGCGCTGTGCTAATAAAGCTGGATGGGGTTGATTGTTGCTGAAGGCTGTGTTGTGTCTCCATAGGACGTGCTGCTGCTGTATTACTCGGCCTGGTGTGGATTCTGCTCTGTCCTCAATCATGTGTTTCTCCAGCTGGGTCGCCTCTTCCGGGGGAACAGGGCGCTCACGGTGGCCAGGTGCGGAGCTGCGTTCACCACACCTCAGTTACTGCTGTTTCTGAAGTTTATTGGGTTATCATGTAGAGCTGCAACAGTGCAGACGTCTCATGGGTCAGGTTTAGCTCACAGTTTCGGTACGGTTTGATATAAGTTCATTAAAGAAGCACTGTCAAATGAATaatatagggcagcacggtggcgcaatggctagcacaatcgcctcacagcaaggaggttgctagtttgagtttctgtgtggagtttgcatgttctctccgtgttggcgtgggtttcctccgggtgatccggtttcccccacagtccaaacacatgcgctataggggaattgggaaggctaaattggccgtagtgtatgagtgtgaatgagtgtgtatgggtgtttcccagtactgggttgcagctggaagggcatccgctgtgtaaaacatatgctggatcagttggcggttcattctgctgtggcgatccctgattgataaagggacgaagctgagaagacaatgaatgaatgaaatacaataTAGCAAAGACAATACTAAAGTAAACGGAGCGTTTCAGGTTTATCTAGCAGTAGGTCAGTTACATAAAgtcaaaaatataattattagtttagttttatttagattgTGAGTGATTATTAGAGCAGTGGTGTTTTAATTTCTGGATTGATTTTATAGTCATCAGAAGAGGGCGCTGTACTCCAGTTTTCATCAGCAGGTGGTGCTACAGTATATgctagtgtttttgttttttgagactCTTTTTTTATTGACCATTTTGATTTTGAAGCCCGAGATCCTCCCAACAAAAAgagttaaattaaatcaaaacagtAACACCAGTAATTGGTACATAATCAGGATTGAAACACATCTGATACACTCTCTCTCATATTTAACCAAAATCGTAGTTTCTTACTGgcaccatttattttggctgtggtgtatTCCAAACTAGTAATGTCCTGTAGATAAAGCCTCCAGGATAGATCAGATGGAGCAGATGGATCCAGACATAGTTTCAGGATTGCAGCTGTCAGAACAACTGACAGAATCTTTCTTTGGTTGATGGATAAGGAGAGTGATGACCCGTCCAGCATGAGAAAAAGCAATGGGTCACATTGCATCTGAGTTTCCATTAGTTCTGAAAGAAGGTCTCGCACCTTGGTCCAGAATAATGCAATTTGGGGACATTCCCAGAACATATATAAATCCCTTGTGTAGAGTTGGGTCTGATttccttttcattttaaataacaggtagggTGTGGCATAAGCcttcataattaatttataatgaatcATTTGGTTTATTAAAGTGACAAACCAGTTCTCCCAGACAGTCTCCCAATCAATAACTGTATTGAGTTCTCTCTCCCAGAAGCCCTCAACTGATATATTTGATTATTGAAGTGATTTATACATCACATTTACAATAGCTCTAGAGTCCAAACTAGAATCTATCCAGTCTATCATAGGATGAGGGGATTTTTGGATGACCAAGGTACTCCATAAGCTTTCAGCGCAGACCTCAATCTCAATTATAAGAAAAAGCAGAATCCTGGGAGAGAGAGTTCCTCTCAGAATCTGAAACCATTCAAGTCCGTCATCATTGTACAGCTCCTTCAACACAAAGAGACCATTTCCTGCCCAGCATTTGTATATAAATGGTTTGTTACCAGAACATATATTATTGCTATACCAGATAGGGGTGGAATCACAAGAACAATCAGATGCTCCATAATCATTTCTGCTGCTTTCCAGGTTTTAATAGAGTCACCTATAATATAACCTATAATCATTTTCATACAATTTCTTGGATGCTTTAGTAAAGGGTGGATCCTGTAGACGCAGTGGATGAATAATATTAGCTTCTAAGGCTCGCCATGGGACAGGAGAGTCAACTTCCAACCAAGTCCTAAGTGGTTTAATTTGGTATGATGGATAATCTGATGAACAATCTGGAGTAaatgctagtgtttaacagcacacTGCCCGCTATGTAATCAAATCTTGCACTTTGAGATGAATATAATGTGAGTAATGTGTGCATGGAATCAGAGGCTGTGTAAAGCTTACAGCGCCGTCTGTTGGTAAACACTAAGCTCAGACTTGATTAAAGAGAGAATAATAAAGCATCATGCATATCTGATCATCGCTGCAGAGTCATTAGTTGGTTTATCACCACAGCTCTACTGGTGAATGCAGCTCTTATAATATTGCTGTTCTTTAGATGATGGAAATCACTTGAGTTTAGACCTCTGAAGCTTTGCCTTCATCACtgagtctgtgtttgtgttgttttcagagtgAATGTGGGCCGTAATGATCTGCCCTGGGAGTTTATGGTGGATCATCTGCCGACTGTGATCTTCTTCCCCCGACACAGGTTCAGtttcacatttacacaaacacacatctgtCACATAAcaaggtggatggaaacacagctgctGTTTACGTTCTTAATGCATTATTGCATGCATCACTTCATTAATGAGCAGAGGTTATGAAGAAACACTCCTCCATTAATGTTGCATCTTAATGTTTCCATCAAGCATTTTTTTATGTGATAACCTAAAATTCACATTAATATAACTGTCTGGACTATAGCTAGCGTGTGTGCTCCTCTGTGTGTCCGCAGGAAGCAGATGAGTGTGAAGTTTCCAGAAAACACACCCATGACTGTTCCAAACCTGCTGCGCTTCGTTTTGCAGCACACAGGCCACGCCCCATGGGAGGAGGAGCAGTCGGGAGAAGGGGAGGAATCAGTTAGAGGGGAGGAGTCAGCGTCTCTGCTGGGGGCGGAGCTCCGTGCGCTGCAGCAGGAAGTGTTCTCTCTGCACCGGGTTCGAGAGCGTGTGTCTCAGCAGCTGGTTGTGCTGTGGCGGGAGAACCGGCGGCTcacgctgcacacacacacactgcagagccAGAACCAAGAGCTGCAGGCGCAGATCCACCAGCTGGAGGCGCTGTACAGGGAGAAAACCCACCGGCTCACACACACTGTTCACAGACTGCAGGAGCTGGCGGACGCCTCCGAGGAGCTGCTGAAGGAGAACACACTGCTGAAGGTGCTGCTGACCGCGCTGAGGGACTCGGACCACGGACATGAAACAGAAGACAGACAGGACACAGACGACAGACAGGACACAGATGAACATGATGAAAACACACATCCAGAGGACGAGGCTTCCTGACCACAGCTCGTGTTTTCCTCCAGCACACGTCCAGGGCTTATTTCACCCcataatcaatcatcagtttAAAGAGAtgctttttatatgtttattttattaatcagaCGTTTAAAGGGATCACTCGGCGAAcaatcaacatttactcaccgttTACCCATCCTCAAGTCTTTAAGATGTTAATGAATGATGAGTTTTGGGTGAGTTATTCCTGTAAATGATCTCATTCTCATTGTAGATTATttgtgtttaaacatgtttaatttaatatgaatgaatattgtgttggAATACAGTCGTGTCATTTAAACGCTGCACtaaagtacatttaaatgtaaacctGTAATTTATTTCAATACAGTTCATCATGGGAATTATTGAGAAATACTTTGATATTAGACTACATATTCAGGTGATGAGAATGAGATTTGTTTCTGCATTATAATAATGTGTGTTTGAGTTTagttataatgaaaataaatcactgaAGGTTTTTGTGGTGGTGAATGTGAGCTGGACATGTGCTGTAGATTCATTATAAACATGAGGAAATCTGAAACGTCTGGAAGAATTTTTAATGTTCTCATCAGCACATGGACTTTATTAAGATGAATGATATCAGTGAAACACTGTTCAGACAATAAGTGTTTCTGTATGTTAAAGTAATctatttttcataatcatggatTCTGATTCAGTATTCAGGGATTTCTTGATATCTATCAGATATTAAGGATTAAATAATTGATTATATGAT
This genomic stretch from Danio aesculapii chromosome 1, fDanAes4.1, whole genome shotgun sequence harbors:
- the txndc11 gene encoding thioredoxin domain-containing protein 11 isoform X1 codes for the protein MLRRVRAELRQAVDQMARRPVKILCCGAILLTCALLLPITLTCGRVKSVVFPARPPVRFFPAEAPVLDLFLGQLEEADRLREEADVSVLFFYAPWCSHSVTARQHIQQVALRLAEQVQFLAVNCWWHQGRCRKQKSFFQYPVIHLYYRRFGPIEYRGPVRSDYLESFILRVCAPLVYLPTAGALHSFLTQHQQGVVGYFRFSWSPQPAGYLTFLLSALHALRRDHQGAVRFAVVTNQAVAEGVSLREDESVYLHRRLNSSLVFPRAQRNFTAQAVSDWVLENRESVIHWIQPTRAKSYSLEVELQKGPALLTFLPHNPLTANQLLDQVSAVALLYQSGCGSSASRLCCQCVPVCADSGVCEVCVQRSGCSALHLSLRRLQSSTSCWSIQSSYTPHSRLSVCCGASVCSGGASVCSGASISGLQCRSNRTLRFYMLDAELHRPLAQRLGAREGHHRPFITIINLRDETHHVLEPSGTLEGFIQNFSVPYSPLRRHLVGQDAHQQTQTLVLEVTSDSFLQTVMDSQRDVLLLYYSAWCGFCSVLNHVFLQLGRLFRGNRALTVARVNVGRNDLPWEFMVDHLPTVIFFPRHRKQMSVKFPENTPMTVPNLLRFVLQHTGHAPWEEEQSGEGEESVRGEESASLLGAELRALQQEVFSLHRVRERVSQQLVVLWRENRRLTLHTHTLQSQNQELQAQIHQLEALYREKTHRLTHTVHRLQELADASEELLKENTLLKVLLTALRDSDHGHETEDRQDTDDRQDTDEHDENTHPEDEAS
- the txndc11 gene encoding thioredoxin domain-containing protein 11 isoform X2, encoding MLRRVRAELRQAVDQMARRPVKILCCGAILLTCALLLPITLTCGRVKSVVFPARPPVRFFPAEAPVLDLFLGQLEEADRLREEADVSVLFFYAPWCSHSVTARQHIQQVALRLAEQVQFLAVNCWWHQGRCRKQKSFFQYPVIHLYYRRFGPIEYRGPVRSDYLESFILRVCAPLVYLPTAGALHSFLTQHQGVVGYFRFSWSPQPAGYLTFLLSALHALRRDHQGAVRFAVVTNQAVAEGVSLREDESVYLHRRLNSSLVFPRAQRNFTAQAVSDWVLENRESVIHWIQPTRAKSYSLEVELQKGPALLTFLPHNPLTANQLLDQVSAVALLYQSGCGSSASRLCCQCVPVCADSGVCEVCVQRSGCSALHLSLRRLQSSTSCWSIQSSYTPHSRLSVCCGASVCSGGASVCSGASISGLQCRSNRTLRFYMLDAELHRPLAQRLGAREGHHRPFITIINLRDETHHVLEPSGTLEGFIQNFSVPYSPLRRHLVGQDAHQQTQTLVLEVTSDSFLQTVMDSQRDVLLLYYSAWCGFCSVLNHVFLQLGRLFRGNRALTVARVNVGRNDLPWEFMVDHLPTVIFFPRHRKQMSVKFPENTPMTVPNLLRFVLQHTGHAPWEEEQSGEGEESVRGEESASLLGAELRALQQEVFSLHRVRERVSQQLVVLWRENRRLTLHTHTLQSQNQELQAQIHQLEALYREKTHRLTHTVHRLQELADASEELLKENTLLKVLLTALRDSDHGHETEDRQDTDDRQDTDEHDENTHPEDEAS